Proteins from one uncultured Anaeromusa sp. genomic window:
- a CDS encoding PucR family transcriptional regulator ligand-binding domain-containing protein → MVSFRELAALPNLAKGKVVAGMTGQDRLVRWVHFLDLPDVLPWVQGGELLIITGMGLQGDLQKLTLLVQGVIQKQLAGLIINVGPYIAEIPQEVLDLAEQAAFPVLELPWEVKLVEVMQEASSYIVLRQTEQRSVSDFFEQLLLQKSSDKEMLVRRADTYGYDLSKPLQAVVIQPAELSSYIAETELQEEADLVLLKTRIEQYVRDFFSLQHRKVLLTWWMNAIVILLPWERKFAQKNTDLVQELVRKLKGRYPQLAIVASLGSGVENLEMVHCSYRQACKLLWLAESTAATRPVYAYEQLGLYKLLLEIEPEKLEEYYQEVIGPLNEYDRIYKMDLAGSLFAYFEENGNVVRTAKRLFLHRNTLDYRLKKVEEATGKSMNDPYDRLTLQLGVIVGRQLKHNRLNEGV, encoded by the coding sequence ATGGTTAGCTTTCGTGAGTTGGCCGCTTTGCCGAATTTGGCAAAGGGGAAAGTTGTTGCCGGTATGACCGGGCAGGACCGGCTGGTAAGGTGGGTGCACTTTCTTGATTTGCCGGATGTTCTTCCTTGGGTGCAAGGCGGGGAATTGTTGATTATTACGGGTATGGGCTTGCAAGGAGATCTGCAAAAACTAACGCTTCTTGTGCAAGGAGTTATTCAAAAACAACTAGCAGGGCTTATTATTAACGTGGGTCCGTATATTGCTGAAATTCCCCAAGAAGTGTTAGACTTAGCGGAACAAGCGGCGTTCCCGGTACTGGAGCTTCCTTGGGAAGTAAAGCTAGTTGAAGTGATGCAAGAAGCGAGCAGCTATATTGTTCTGAGACAAACAGAGCAACGCTCGGTCAGCGATTTTTTTGAGCAGCTATTGCTGCAGAAATCGTCGGATAAAGAGATGCTTGTGAGGCGAGCGGATACGTACGGCTATGATTTGTCCAAACCGCTGCAAGCGGTTGTTATTCAGCCAGCTGAGTTGTCTTCCTATATTGCCGAGACAGAGCTGCAGGAAGAAGCGGATTTGGTATTGTTAAAAACCCGTATAGAGCAATATGTGCGGGATTTTTTTTCGTTGCAGCACCGGAAAGTTTTACTGACCTGGTGGATGAATGCGATTGTCATCCTGCTTCCGTGGGAAAGGAAGTTTGCGCAAAAAAATACGGATTTAGTACAAGAGCTTGTGCGCAAGCTGAAGGGAAGATATCCCCAGTTAGCTATTGTCGCTTCGTTAGGCAGCGGGGTTGAAAATTTGGAAATGGTGCATTGCAGCTATCGTCAAGCGTGTAAATTGCTCTGGCTGGCGGAATCGACAGCGGCTACAAGGCCGGTTTATGCGTATGAACAGTTGGGCTTGTATAAATTGCTGCTGGAAATAGAACCAGAAAAGCTAGAGGAATATTATCAAGAGGTTATCGGTCCTTTGAACGAATATGACCGAATTTATAAAATGGATTTAGCGGGCAGTCTTTTTGCCTATTTTGAAGAAAACGGCAATGTCGTTCGTACGGCAAAACGGCTTTTTTTACATCGCAATACGCTGGATTATCGGCTGAAAAAAGTAGAAGAAGCAACAGGAAAGTCCATGAATGATCCTTATGATCGTCTGACGTTGCAGTTAGGAGTCATTGTGGGGCGGCAGTTAAAGCATAATCGTTTAAATGAAGGAGTATAA